The genome window AAATATATATGGGGCTGCTATGGATTTTGCTAGAAATCCTAAAATAAAAGGAATTGTATATTTATCAGCTTTTGGATGTGGTCAGGATGCATTTATTTGGGAGCTAGTGTATCGTGGAATTACTAAAGTATCTGATATGCCGTTAACTTTTATTACAGTAGATGAACATACAGGTGAAGCGGGTTTTATAACTAGATTAGAAGCGTTTATTGATATGATCGAGTGGAGGGAAAAAGATGAAAATTACATTTCCACACATGGGTAATGTTTATATGGCTGCAAAAGGATTGATGGATTATTTAGAAATTGATGTTATTGTGCCTCCATTATGCAGCAGTGAGACTTTAGAGATTGGCACAAAATATTCTCCTGAATTAGCATGTTTGCCGTTGAAGATAAACCTTGGAAACTATATACAGAGTATAGAGAGGGGGGCAGATACTATAATGCTTACAGGAAGTTGTGGCCCCTGCAGGTTTGGATATTATGGGATTGTCCAACAAAAGATACTAGAAGATTTAGGATATGATGTAGATATAATAATATTTGATCCTCCGAGAGGCAACATCATGCAATTAATTAGGCGTGCCAACAAAATATTTGGTGGAAAAAAGATCAAAAAGATTGTCCAAGGATTCAAAAAAGCCTATGAGATAATATGTCGTGCCGATTATCTAGACAAGCTATCCTTTGAGGTAAGACCTAGGGAAAAGGTTGCTGGGCAAACCGATAGAATTTATATGGATTATAGAAGAAGGGTAATGAATGCAGTTGGACCGGATGATATTCTCAAAGAGATTGACCATGCTGTAAATAAGCTTTTACTCATAGATACTGATTATAGTAGGGAAATGGTGAGAATTGGAATTGTAGGAGAAATATATACAATAATTGAACCGTTTGTGAATTTATTTATAGAGCAGAAATTAGGAAATTTAGGGGTAGAAGTGAATAGATCCATGAGTATTAGCAGCTGGATAAACAATACTTTCTCTAGGTTTATAGGGGTGGAAAAAGAACAGGAAATAAATGATGCTGCAAAGCCATATTTAGATTTATGTATTGGAGGGCATGCACGGCAATGTATAGGTAATACAGTATTATATTCACAACAGGGCTATGATGGTGTTATACAGATACTACCTTTTACTTGTATGCCGGAAATAGTGGCACAATCTATTCTTCCTACCGTAGAGAGAGATTGTAATATACCAATAATGAGCCTTGTTGTGGATGAATTGACAGGTGAAGCAGGATATATGACAAGATTAGAAGCCTTTGTAGATTTGATAAGGCGAAGAAAAGAAAGGAGAGAGCTGGAAGATGGACGGGCTGTTTCTTGGAGTTGATTTAGGTTCTGTGAGCACAAACCTCGTTCTTATAGACAATAAAGATAATGTAATTGAAAAATTATACTTAAGGACTGAAGGAAGGCCTATCAAGGTTTTGCAAAAAGGTTTTGATATTTTAAAAGACAAAATACCTAATAACATTCCAATATTATCAGCTGGATGTACGGGAAGTGGTAGACAGCTAGCTTCTGCTATTGTAGGAGCGGATATTGTAAAGAATGAAATAACTGCTCATGGGGTAGCCGCTTTAAATTTAGTTAAAGATGTTAATACTATAATTGAGATTGGTGGCCAAGATTCAAAGATAATAACAATAAGCAACAGTGTGATCACAGACTTTGCTATGAATACTGTCTGTGCAGCTGGTACTGGATCATTTTTAGATAGGCAAGCATCTAGGTTAAATGTAAGTATAGAAAAGTTTGGAGAAATTGCTTTGAAATCTAAGACACCAGTGAGGATTGCAGGCAGATGCGCGGTTTTTGCTGAGTCAGATATGATTCACAAGCAACAGTTAGGGCATAATGAAGAAGATATAATAAATGGTCTTTGTCATGCATTGGTGAGAAATTATTTAAATAATGTTGCAAAAGGGAAAACTATCAAGCCACCAATAATATTTCAAGGAGGGGTTGCCGCCAATGTAGGAATTAAAAGGGCTTTTGAAGAGCAATTGGGATTTGACGTTTTTGTACCGAAACACTATGAAGTGATGGGTGCAATTGGCGTAGCTATCCTTGCTAAAGAAAAATACACAAAGCAGAAAAAATCTAGTTTCAAAGGGCTTTCTATCATAAATAACAAATTTAATGTTAATAGCTTTCAATGCAATGGTTGTTCAAACAATTGTGAAGTAATAGAGTTGATATCAAATGAAAGTATATTTGCAAGGTGGGGAGACCGTTGTGGTAAATGGTCCAGCCTAAAGGTAAAAAGCAATAAAATGAATGCAGTATAAAATAGCAAAAAATAATGAATATATTTTTGTAGTGGAGTGATGAAAATGCAAGATTATACCAGCAAACAGGAGAGGATGTCTGTTGCTCAAAGGTGTCCTGAATATAGGCCTATATCCAGAGAGATGATGTCTTCAAACAATTTATTATCCTGTGAACAGTGTAAACATTGGGATGACGGAAAGTGCAAAATTTATGATGATGTTGTATCTACTATTCCAGAGACTTGGAATGATACTGATGGAAGATGAATATTATTTGGACAAATATAAAACCATATATAAAAAACCGGCTTGATATTCAACCGGTTTTTTATATATGGTTTTGTTGATGAGAGATTTAAATAGAATCAGTTTACCTCTTATTGCCATTATTTTACCCACATATATCAAAAATATTCAAAAAATTACTTATAAATTTTTAAAACAATGATGCATATAATATTAGAAATCTAAAAAGCATATTACAGTATATTCATAGAGATTTTCCTTTTTACATTAAATAACTTAATATATTTATTATAGCATGTGATATTATACAGCCATAGATGTTTTGTGTACGATATTTTACCAAAGTCCAAATAAAGTTGATCGAAAAAATATAGATCATATTGACTAAACTTGAATTTAAATGCATAAATGTAAACAATAAAGATGTTAATATTATTGAGTTTGATGGTTTAAATAAAAAATCACAGGCAGATAATATGATCCCTCGAAACCAGAGTTCTTCAATAAAACTAATAAATAATATATAATATATAGTACGAGCATCGATGTATATGTCTATATTTAAGTGGTGATAAAAACGGGATGTGTTATAGAGAAAGAAAAAAGCTATTGTAGGCAATAATCCATATATGATGGACTTATGTAAGTTTTTTGATTTAAAGCCAAGAGTTTCGATATAGAACCATTTGTCTGTGAATATGATACCGACTAAAAACATCAATATGTACAAAGTATCATCAGGGATAAATATCATATTCTGAATAGAGATTAATTTAGCTGTAATGAGCACAAATAAGCAATAGGCAAATATTTTTACAAATTTATTTTTTATTATTATTTTAAAATTTGTTAGCAAAAACATGTGATATTTCATGAGAAACCCTTTCGTAATCAGTATATAGATAACTACCATTAAAGCTGAAAATATAAATATTATAATATAATTATATTTTTTGGTATTATTAATTGATATCTATAATTAAAAATATTAGAGTTCTATGGAATTTATACTAATAATATTGATAACGATTGATGGTTGGGAGGGGAGTATAATGCTGAATATAGATGATATAGATATAGAACAAGTAATAGATATACCGGTAATGGAGAAATTATTAAATTCGTTTATATTAGCTACAGATTTAGGGACTATTTTCTTAGATAAACAGGGAGAATTTAAGATAGTTCCCCAAAATTATTATAAAAAGTGCGAATTTTGTAAAATAATTCAGGATACTGAAAAAGGGAAGGATAGATGTAAGGCATCTATGTTAAAGGCGGGAAAACAAGCCGCAGAATTAGGAGAGCCCTACATCTATAGATGTCATGCAGGACTTATAGAATTTTCAGCTCCTATAATGTTTAAAGATTACTATCTTGGAAGTGTGAGCTGTGGTCCAGTATGGATGTGGGAGTGGGACGAGCTGGCAATAAAGGAGCTGTTGGATAGGTCAAAAGACCTTGATATAAGCAGGGAATCGTTAATAGTTGCAAGCAGAAACCTTAAGGTGCTTTCCAGCAAAAATGTTCAGGCAGCTGCTGATTTGTTGTTTGTTACTGCTAATCATATAGCTCAGACTGGGATGCTGGTATTGAAGCATAGAAAAGAATTGAATGAACAGCAAGCTAAATTGGCAGAGGCAGTATTTGAAAGAAAAAAGGCAGAAGAAACTCTGAAAGTCCTTGAAAGAAAGGCTGTCGGATGTGAATATCCTATTGAAAAAGAAAAAGAATTATTAAATATGGTAAGGATAGGAGATAGAATAAGTGCAAAAGCCATATTGAATGATTTGTTAGGTAGTATATTTTTTGAGATGGCAGGAAATCTAGAAGTGATAAAGGCCAGGATGCTAGAATTATTGGTAGGCATCTCAAGAGCTGCTGTAGAAGGTGGAGCAAAATTAGAAAAATTGCTAGGCATGAACTATAATTTTATAAGCGAACTTTCAAATATTGATTCCTTTGAACTATTATGCCAGTGGATCGTAAAAGTATTGGATATATTTTTAGATACAGTATATGAAACTAGAAACGTAAAAAACGCTAAGATATTGAGTGATGCATTGGATTTTATAAATGAGAACTATAATACTGATTTATCCTTGGATAAAGTCGCACAAAGTGTATTTATAAGCCCGTATTATTTGAGTCATCTTTTTAAAGAAGAGCTAAACATAACTTTTGTTGAATATCTGACCAGTGTAAGGATAGAAAACGCAAAGAAATTATTAGATTCCACGCCTTTATCTATTGTTGCAATAGCTTATGAGGTAGGCTACGAAGATGCTAGCTATTTTAGCAAGGTATTTAAAAAAACTGTGGGATTATCACCTAGTCAATTCAGAAAGGGCCTTTAGAATTATGTATAGCAAAATATTGCTAATTATGACAAGATAGCAACGAGTAATAAATATATATCTTTGATATAATCATAATTAGCTAAAAGGTAGTTATCTATAAAAATATTGATTGTGACGATTTTAAATTGCGTAGTTGCATTTTATTTTAAGGAGGAGGAGTTCAAATGGCTGATTTTAGAGCTATAGCTGATGCATTAAAAAGCGGAAACGCTCCAAGGGTAAAAGAATTAACAGAAAGTGCACTGAAGGAAGGCGTTGTCCCGGAGGATATAGTAAATAAAGCTCTTATTGTAGGCATGGGTGAAATAGGGGAACTTTTCAAAAATAATGAAGTATA of Clostridia bacterium contains these proteins:
- a CDS encoding CoA protein activase, producing the protein MKITFPHMGNVYMAAKGLMDYLEIDVIVPPLCSSETLEIGTKYSPELACLPLKINLGNYIQSIERGADTIMLTGSCGPCRFGYYGIVQQKILEDLGYDVDIIIFDPPRGNIMQLIRRANKIFGGKKIKKIVQGFKKAYEIICRADYLDKLSFEVRPREKVAGQTDRIYMDYRRRVMNAVGPDDILKEIDHAVNKLLLIDTDYSREMVRIGIVGEIYTIIEPFVNLFIEQKLGNLGVEVNRSMSISSWINNTFSRFIGVEKEQEINDAAKPYLDLCIGGHARQCIGNTVLYSQQGYDGVIQILPFTCMPEIVAQSILPTVERDCNIPIMSLVVDELTGEAGYMTRLEAFVDLIRRRKERRELEDGRAVSWS
- a CDS encoding acyl-CoA dehydratase activase, with the protein product MDGLFLGVDLGSVSTNLVLIDNKDNVIEKLYLRTEGRPIKVLQKGFDILKDKIPNNIPILSAGCTGSGRQLASAIVGADIVKNEITAHGVAALNLVKDVNTIIEIGGQDSKIITISNSVITDFAMNTVCAAGTGSFLDRQASRLNVSIEKFGEIALKSKTPVRIAGRCAVFAESDMIHKQQLGHNEEDIINGLCHALVRNYLNNVAKGKTIKPPIIFQGGVAANVGIKRAFEEQLGFDVFVPKHYEVMGAIGVAILAKEKYTKQKKSSFKGLSIINNKFNVNSFQCNGCSNNCEVIELISNESIFARWGDRCGKWSSLKVKSNKMNAV
- a CDS encoding PocR ligand-binding domain-containing protein, which codes for MLNIDDIDIEQVIDIPVMEKLLNSFILATDLGTIFLDKQGEFKIVPQNYYKKCEFCKIIQDTEKGKDRCKASMLKAGKQAAELGEPYIYRCHAGLIEFSAPIMFKDYYLGSVSCGPVWMWEWDELAIKELLDRSKDLDISRESLIVASRNLKVLSSKNVQAAADLLFVTANHIAQTGMLVLKHRKELNEQQAKLAEAVFERKKAEETLKVLERKAVGCEYPIEKEKELLNMVRIGDRISAKAILNDLLGSIFFEMAGNLEVIKARMLELLVGISRAAVEGGAKLEKLLGMNYNFISELSNIDSFELLCQWIVKVLDIFLDTVYETRNVKNAKILSDALDFINENYNTDLSLDKVAQSVFISPYYLSHLFKEELNITFVEYLTSVRIENAKKLLDSTPLSIVAIAYEVGYEDASYFSKVFKKTVGLSPSQFRKGL